In Fibrobacter sp. UBA4297, the sequence ACCGGTCTTGTTAAGCGGGTCAACGAACCAAGCCTTTATAAAACTGAGAACGTCACTCCCCAGATGTTTGCTCTGAAAATCAAGGCTTATGCCGAGCCTGCCAATCATGACGGCCGGATAGCTGCTGTAAATCTTTTCGCGAGGGATGTTCTTTTCGACCTTCTTCTTACGGGACCCCGGAATTTTCTTGATGCTGTCATTGGAGAGCGTAAAAACCGCCACTAGTTGGGTCGGGTCTTCAGCAAGGGAAAAACAATAGTTCTTGCAAAGCAGTTCTTCGCTCTGCAAAAAGGCATCTTTTGTGAAGAAATCATCCAAGTCGTTGTCCCCGCACTTGAATGATTTGCATAGGGCGGCCTTGCCTTGAGTATAGAACCCAAAGCGGCAATTCTGTTGGAGAAAGTTCATTACTTAAATTCTCTAAAGTCGGCCTTGGAGAGAATGTCTCTAGCCTGTTCAATTTGCTTGGAAAAATCAATGGAACCGCGACGCTTTTCGCTTTCTTCCATCATGAGGTCAAACCTGTCCGACGCTTCGCCGGTCAGTATCGGTACCGATGCGATTGCTAGTGCCATGATGACCTCCATTGTTGAATTGAACTGTAGTCAATATACATTTTTCCTCGTGCTGGTGCAAGTGGTGAAACTTGGGTCAAATGGCTTATTTGAGGAAAATGAAGCCTTTTGACCGTACTAGAGCAAAAATATATTTCTAGTGTGTCATAAAATGACAAAATGGAAAAGAAACGGAATTTTGTCGTTTTTCACTATGCGTTTTACGCATACTGAGCATAAAAAAAAGGTATTTTGCGGGATTTGCGCATTTATTTATATTAAATGTGAAAATTTATAAGGAACAAACCATGAAACTAA encodes:
- a CDS encoding N-acetyltransferase, with the translated sequence MNFLQQNCRFGFYTQGKAALCKSFKCGDNDLDDFFTKDAFLQSEELLCKNYCFSLAEDPTQLVAVFTLSNDSIKKIPGSRKKKVEKNIPREKIYSSYPAVMIGRLGISLDFQSKHLGSDVLSFIKAWFVDPLNKTG